Proteins co-encoded in one Pseudomonas fluorescens genomic window:
- the rpmJ gene encoding 50S ribosomal protein L36 — protein sequence MKVRASVKKLCRNCKIIRREGVVRVICSAEPRHKQRQG from the coding sequence ATGAAAGTTCGTGCATCGGTGAAAAAGCTGTGCCGTAACTGCAAGATTATTCGCCGCGAAGGTGTTGTTCGAGTAATTTGCAGCGCGGAACCGCGTCACAAACAGCGCCAAGGCTGA